A single genomic interval of Cellvibrio sp. PSBB023 harbors:
- a CDS encoding YajQ family cyclic di-GMP-binding protein — translation MPSFDVVSEVDKHNLTNAIDQTQRLITNRFDFKGVNATFERKEYEITITADAEMQLDQMLDVLRPNMAKNGIDVSCLDIGPIKTAGKQVKRDITVRTGIDKELAKKIVALVKEKKLKVQASIQGEQVRVTGKKRDDLQECIAALRAAEFGMPMQFENFRD, via the coding sequence ATGCCATCGTTTGATGTAGTGTCCGAAGTTGATAAACATAATTTGACCAATGCGATTGATCAGACCCAGCGACTGATTACCAATCGTTTTGATTTTAAAGGTGTAAATGCAACCTTCGAGCGCAAAGAATATGAAATCACCATTACCGCCGATGCCGAGATGCAACTGGATCAAATGCTGGATGTGCTCAGGCCCAATATGGCGAAAAATGGGATTGATGTGAGTTGCCTGGATATTGGGCCGATCAAAACGGCAGGTAAGCAAGTAAAGCGGGATATCACCGTGCGTACGGGAATTGATAAGGAGCTGGCAAAAAAAATTGTCGCCTTGGTAAAAGAGAAAAAGCTGAAAGTGCAAGCCAGTATTCAGGGTGAGCAGGTGCGTGTCACCGGCAAAAAACGCGATGACTTACAAGAGTGTATCGCCGCGTTGCGTGCTGCTGAATTTGGAATGCCAATGCAGTTTGAAAATTTCCGCGACTAG